One stretch of Xanthomonas sp. DAR 35659 DNA includes these proteins:
- the galA gene encoding beta-galactosidase GalA, with translation MQRRDFLAGSAGAGLLLAAPRWSWAGATADAGVAGSPVGAAAAAVPGLALPIDPGLFCLDEGWRFHEGDIPFPPISGQDASYDNAKAGKAWGAAAGDFDDSQWRQLRLPHDFAIEQPIEASANVAQGYRRRGIAWYRRSLRLDAALRGKALELRFDGVSSRATVWVNGLLMARSWSGYDGFAIDLSAIARYGQDLNSIAVRVDADAMDGWWYEGAGIYRHTWLAVRDALHIVGDGVQAVPRIGSGDLWTLPVAVTVANVGEQADAAMLDVALYDAHGTVVAQGSSAVQVGALAQAVARVELQVRQPRRWDVAAPHLYRVAAVLRSEGRERDRRDCAIGFRTLRFDAQQGFFLNERPLKIKGACLHQDHAGVGVAVPDSLLEFRIRRLKALGCNAIRLHHAVASELLDVCDRLGMLVMAENRVFNPSPDYAAQLRWLVRRDRNRACVFLWSVFNEEPMQGTVAGYEMVRRAVALVRELDDSRPVTAAMNDGMLTQRNAADAVDVVGFNYRQFNYERVRAAMPHKPLLSSEDTSAFQTRGAWFTDMDAHVIAEDDSVAAPWGNTHRTSWKLIDERPYLAGSFVWTGFDYRGEPTPFEWPSVSSFFGIMDMCGFAKGAYWLRQAQWIDEAPVLQLLPHWNWPGREGKPIKVMAFCNAQQVELWLNGRSQGRQAVDRIEMNTWQVAYAPGVLEAVAYRDGRAVARQRVQTVGAPVALRLTPDRARMRGGGRDAQPITLEAVDAQGRHVPFADAQIALQVEGGRLLGVGNGDPNRHAADNVPQVQLFNGLAQAIVEAGHGRRALHIEARAPGLRAAQATIGLDAAVPPPSLPPAAAAMVVPGWRRTLPFAAPPDPALPRAPNDNNSWSFCQPGNLETRAERDGYVLYRTAFTPWAGIQQRGGVLRLGRTTGAAQVYLDRQPVARVAAGQQAQLRLPPAAGERVLAVVMQVTAGMPFGFDDVVTVEY, from the coding sequence ATGCAACGACGAGACTTCCTCGCAGGCAGTGCGGGCGCCGGCCTGCTGCTGGCGGCGCCGCGCTGGAGCTGGGCCGGTGCGACGGCGGATGCCGGCGTGGCCGGGTCCCCCGTTGGCGCTGCCGCGGCGGCAGTGCCCGGCTTGGCGCTGCCGATCGATCCCGGCCTGTTCTGCCTGGACGAGGGCTGGCGCTTCCACGAAGGCGACATCCCGTTTCCACCGATCAGCGGCCAGGATGCCAGCTACGACAACGCCAAGGCCGGCAAGGCCTGGGGCGCGGCCGCGGGCGACTTCGACGACAGCCAATGGCGGCAACTGCGGCTGCCGCACGATTTCGCCATCGAGCAGCCGATCGAGGCCAGCGCCAATGTGGCGCAGGGCTATCGCCGCCGCGGCATCGCCTGGTACCGGCGCAGCCTGCGGCTGGACGCGGCCTTGCGCGGCAAGGCGCTGGAACTGCGCTTCGATGGCGTTTCCAGCCGCGCCACGGTGTGGGTCAATGGCTTGCTGATGGCGCGCAGTTGGAGCGGCTACGACGGGTTCGCGATCGACCTGAGCGCGATCGCGCGCTACGGCCAGGATCTCAACAGCATCGCGGTGCGCGTCGATGCCGACGCGATGGACGGCTGGTGGTACGAAGGCGCCGGCATCTACCGGCACACCTGGCTGGCGGTGCGCGATGCCTTGCACATCGTCGGCGACGGCGTACAGGCGGTGCCGCGGATCGGTAGCGGCGATCTGTGGACGCTGCCGGTCGCGGTGACCGTCGCCAATGTCGGCGAACAGGCCGATGCGGCCATGCTGGACGTGGCGCTGTACGACGCGCACGGCACCGTGGTCGCGCAAGGCAGCAGCGCGGTGCAGGTCGGCGCGCTGGCGCAGGCGGTGGCGCGGGTCGAACTGCAGGTGCGGCAGCCGCGGCGCTGGGATGTGGCCGCGCCGCATCTGTATCGGGTCGCGGCAGTGCTGCGCAGCGAGGGTCGTGAGCGCGACCGCCGCGACTGCGCGATTGGCTTCCGCACGCTGCGCTTCGACGCGCAGCAGGGCTTCTTCCTCAACGAGCGGCCGCTCAAGATCAAGGGCGCCTGCCTGCACCAGGACCATGCCGGGGTCGGCGTGGCGGTGCCGGACAGCCTGCTGGAATTCCGCATCCGCCGGCTCAAGGCGCTGGGCTGCAATGCGATCCGCCTGCACCACGCGGTGGCCAGCGAATTGCTCGACGTCTGCGACCGCCTGGGCATGCTGGTGATGGCCGAGAACCGGGTGTTCAATCCTTCGCCCGACTACGCCGCGCAACTGCGCTGGTTGGTGCGCCGCGACCGCAATCGCGCCTGCGTGTTCCTGTGGTCGGTGTTCAACGAGGAGCCGATGCAGGGCACTGTCGCGGGCTATGAAATGGTGCGCCGCGCGGTGGCGCTGGTGCGCGAGTTGGACGACAGCCGCCCGGTGACCGCGGCGATGAACGACGGCATGCTGACCCAGCGCAATGCCGCCGATGCGGTGGACGTGGTCGGCTTCAACTACCGCCAGTTCAACTACGAACGGGTGCGCGCGGCGATGCCGCACAAACCGCTGCTGTCCAGCGAGGACACCAGCGCGTTCCAGACCCGCGGCGCCTGGTTCACCGACATGGACGCGCACGTCATCGCCGAGGACGACTCGGTCGCCGCGCCATGGGGCAACACCCATCGCACCTCATGGAAGCTGATCGACGAGCGCCCGTATCTCGCGGGCAGTTTCGTCTGGACCGGCTTCGACTACCGCGGCGAGCCGACGCCGTTCGAATGGCCGTCGGTGTCCTCGTTCTTCGGCATCATGGATATGTGCGGCTTTGCGAAGGGCGCCTACTGGTTGCGCCAGGCGCAGTGGATCGACGAGGCGCCGGTGCTGCAACTGCTGCCGCACTGGAACTGGCCGGGCCGCGAGGGCAAGCCGATCAAGGTGATGGCGTTCTGCAATGCGCAGCAGGTGGAGCTGTGGCTCAACGGCCGGTCGCAGGGGCGGCAGGCGGTGGACCGGATCGAGATGAATACCTGGCAGGTGGCGTACGCGCCGGGCGTTTTGGAGGCGGTGGCGTACCGCGATGGCCGCGCCGTGGCGCGGCAGCGGGTGCAGACGGTCGGTGCGCCGGTCGCGCTGCGGTTGACCCCGGACCGTGCGCGGATGCGCGGCGGCGGCCGCGATGCGCAGCCGATCACCCTGGAGGCGGTGGATGCGCAGGGCCGCCACGTGCCGTTCGCCGATGCGCAGATCGCGCTGCAGGTCGAGGGCGGGCGCCTGCTCGGCGTCGGCAACGGCGATCCGAACCGGCACGCGGCCGACAACGTGCCGCAGGTGCAACTGTTCAACGGCCTGGCGCAGGCCATCGTCGAAGCCGGGCACGGCCGCCGCGCGCTGCATATCGAAGCGCGCGCGCCGGGCTTGCGCGCCGCGCAGGCGACGATCGGCTTGGACGCGGCGGTCCCGCCGCCGTCGCTGCCGCCGGCCGCGGCGGCAATGGTGGTGCCCGGCTGGCGGCGCACGCTGCCGTTCGCCGCGCCGCCGGATCCGGCATTGCCGCGCGCGCCCAACGACAACAACAGCTGGAGCTTCTGCCAGCCGGGCAACCTGGAGACGCGCGCCGAGCGCGATGGCTATGTGCTGTACCGCACCGCGTTCACCCCATGGGCCGGCATCCAGCAGCGCGGCGGCGTGCTGCGGCTGGGGCGCACCACCGGTGCGGCGCAGGTGTATCTGGATCGGCAACCGGTCGCGCGCGTGGCCGCGGGACAACAGGCGCAATTGCGCTTGCCGCCCGCGGCCGGCGAGCGGGTACTGGCGGTGGTGATGCAGGTGACGGCCGGAATGCCTTTCGGCTTCGACGATGTCGTGACTGTGGAGTATTGA
- a CDS encoding alpha-N-acetylglucosaminidase: MKRTFRHLVASGQAWLRTRCAVPPRSHVALLLICALLAPAALAAAAPETQGEAARGVLLRTLGPGAARLALQRQPRGDGNDWYQVAAEAGTLRVSGSSEVALAHGAYSYLQSIGAASVSWEGSRIALPAAYADFRGKRVVTPFAYRAYLNVCTYGYTTPWWDWARWEREIDWMALHGIDMPLAMEGQDYVWQALWREFGVSDADLAQYFSGPAFAPWQRMGNIEGYDAPLPQQWIDDKHALQLRILQRMRALGMKPVLPAFAGYVPKAFAQAHPQARIYRMRAWEGFHETYWLDPADPLFAKIAKRFIQLYDRTYGKGTYYLADAFNEMLPPIAADGSDARLASYGDSTANSAKTAPPEVPPAQRDKRLADYGRALYASIQRANPDAVWVMQGWLFGADRHFWTPQAIAAFLRDVPNDKLLVLDIGNDRYPGTWKLSDAFDGKQWIYGYVHNYGGSNPVYGDLAFYRDDLRALLADKDRQQLVGFGAFPEGLHNNSVIYEYMYALAWGGQERSLQDWLGEYTRARYGHTSPALLAAWEDLQASVFSTRYWTPRWWRSRAGAYLLFKRPTLDIGEFEGASGDPPRLRRALERLLALAPDYADAPLYRYDLVDFARHYATGRVDAQLQQAVAAYKRGDVAAGDAAFARVQAAVRQLDGLVGGQQETLSSWLGDAAGYAKTPQDAAYYRRDAKAQISVWGGEGNLGDYASKAWQGMYADYYLPRWALAMQALRAAAVGGGRVDEAALQQRLRAWERDWVARETTYTRQAPADPVAAVRTLLRQVDAP, translated from the coding sequence ATGAAGCGAACCTTCCGCCATCTCGTCGCCAGCGGCCAAGCCTGGTTGCGCACGCGGTGCGCAGTGCCGCCGCGCAGCCACGTTGCATTGCTCCTGATCTGTGCGTTGCTGGCGCCGGCCGCGCTCGCCGCAGCGGCGCCGGAGACACAAGGCGAAGCCGCGCGCGGTGTGCTGCTGCGCACGCTCGGCCCGGGTGCCGCCCGGCTGGCGCTGCAACGGCAACCGCGCGGCGATGGCAACGACTGGTACCAGGTCGCCGCCGAGGCCGGCACGCTGCGCGTGTCCGGCTCCTCGGAAGTGGCGCTGGCGCATGGCGCGTACAGCTATCTGCAATCGATCGGCGCCGCCTCGGTGAGCTGGGAGGGCAGCCGGATCGCGTTGCCTGCGGCCTACGCCGATTTCCGCGGGAAGCGCGTGGTCACCCCGTTCGCGTACCGCGCCTATCTCAACGTCTGCACCTACGGCTACACCACGCCGTGGTGGGACTGGGCGCGTTGGGAGCGCGAGATCGACTGGATGGCGTTGCACGGCATCGACATGCCGCTGGCGATGGAAGGCCAGGACTACGTGTGGCAGGCGCTGTGGCGCGAGTTCGGGGTGAGCGACGCGGATCTGGCGCAGTATTTCTCCGGCCCGGCATTCGCACCGTGGCAGCGCATGGGCAACATCGAGGGCTACGACGCGCCGTTGCCGCAGCAATGGATCGACGACAAACATGCGCTGCAGCTGCGCATCCTGCAGCGCATGCGCGCGCTGGGCATGAAGCCGGTGCTGCCGGCCTTCGCCGGCTACGTGCCGAAGGCGTTCGCGCAGGCGCATCCGCAGGCGCGCATCTACCGCATGCGCGCCTGGGAGGGTTTCCACGAGACCTACTGGCTGGATCCGGCCGATCCGCTGTTCGCGAAGATCGCCAAGCGCTTCATCCAGCTCTACGACCGCACCTACGGCAAGGGCACCTATTACCTGGCCGACGCGTTCAACGAGATGCTGCCGCCGATCGCGGCTGACGGCAGCGACGCGCGCCTGGCCAGCTACGGCGACAGCACCGCCAACTCCGCCAAGACCGCGCCGCCTGAGGTGCCGCCGGCGCAGCGCGACAAGCGCCTGGCCGACTACGGCCGTGCGCTCTACGCCTCGATCCAGCGCGCCAACCCGGACGCGGTGTGGGTGATGCAGGGCTGGCTGTTCGGCGCCGACCGCCATTTCTGGACGCCGCAGGCGATCGCCGCGTTCCTGCGCGACGTGCCCAACGACAAGCTGCTGGTGCTGGACATCGGCAACGATCGCTATCCGGGCACCTGGAAGCTGTCCGACGCCTTCGACGGCAAGCAGTGGATCTACGGTTACGTGCACAACTACGGCGGCAGCAATCCGGTGTACGGCGACCTGGCGTTCTATCGCGACGACCTGCGCGCGCTGCTCGCGGACAAGGACAGGCAGCAACTGGTCGGCTTCGGCGCATTCCCCGAAGGCCTGCACAACAATTCGGTGATCTACGAATACATGTACGCACTGGCCTGGGGCGGGCAGGAACGTTCGCTGCAGGACTGGCTCGGCGAGTACACCCGCGCCCGCTACGGGCACACGTCGCCGGCGCTGCTTGCGGCCTGGGAGGATTTGCAGGCGTCCGTGTTCTCGACCCGCTACTGGACGCCGCGCTGGTGGCGCAGCCGCGCCGGCGCCTACCTGCTGTTCAAACGGCCGACGCTGGACATCGGCGAATTCGAGGGCGCGTCCGGCGATCCGCCGCGCCTGCGCCGTGCGCTGGAGCGACTCCTGGCATTGGCGCCGGACTATGCCGATGCGCCGCTGTACCGCTACGACCTGGTCGACTTCGCCCGCCACTACGCGACCGGCCGCGTGGACGCGCAGTTGCAGCAGGCCGTGGCCGCCTACAAGCGCGGCGATGTCGCGGCCGGCGACGCCGCCTTTGCCCGTGTGCAGGCGGCGGTGCGGCAGCTCGACGGCCTGGTCGGCGGCCAGCAGGAAACCCTGTCGAGCTGGCTCGGCGATGCCGCCGGCTACGCGAAGACGCCGCAGGACGCCGCCTACTATCGGCGCGACGCCAAGGCGCAGATCAGCGTGTGGGGCGGCGAGGGCAATCTCGGCGACTACGCATCCAAGGCCTGGCAGGGGATGTACGCCGACTATTACCTGCCGCGCTGGGCGCTGGCGATGCAGGCGCTGCGCGCGGCCGCGGTCGGCGGCGGCCGCGTGGACGAGGCCGCGTTGCAGCAGCGCTTGCGTGCCTGGGAGCGGGACTGGGTGGCGCGCGAGACCACGTACACGCGGCAAGCGCCGGCCGACCCGGTCGCCGCGGTGCGCACCCTGCTGCGCCAGGTCGATGCCCCATGA
- a CDS encoding acyltransferase family protein, whose protein sequence is MSAASVTIPAAAPPRERFLSLDVFRGLTIFLMILVNTPGAGADAFVQLRHAPWFGFTAADLVFPSFLFAVGNAMSFALDRGQPLGAFLRRVGKRSALIFLLGFLMYWFPFVHQGADGHWSLTAIDQTRVPGVLQRIALCYALAALLCRWLPPRGLLVACVALLLGYWAALYLWGQPGAELSKLGNAGTRLDLWLLDPAQLYRKDGGFDPEGLLGTLPATVNVIAGYLTGLYVRRAGKQARTVRWLLLAGIALSLLALAWQPWFPLAKKLWTGSFVLLTVGLDLLLLGALLWAIEVRQWRAGSGFFTVLGRNPLAIYLFSELFVISLRLIPVGASGMDLYQWVGIAMFQRLLPGPWGSLACALAYTLVCWAVGWWMDRRRLYLRL, encoded by the coding sequence ATGAGTGCCGCGTCCGTGACCATTCCCGCCGCCGCGCCGCCGCGCGAGCGCTTCCTGTCGCTGGACGTGTTCCGCGGCCTGACCATCTTCCTGATGATCCTGGTCAACACGCCGGGCGCCGGCGCCGATGCGTTCGTGCAGCTGCGCCACGCACCCTGGTTCGGCTTCACCGCGGCCGACCTGGTGTTCCCGTCGTTCCTGTTCGCGGTCGGCAACGCGATGAGTTTCGCGCTGGACCGCGGCCAGCCGCTGGGCGCGTTCCTGCGCCGGGTCGGCAAGCGCAGCGCGCTGATCTTCCTGCTCGGGTTCCTGATGTACTGGTTTCCGTTCGTGCACCAGGGCGCCGATGGCCACTGGAGCCTCACCGCGATCGACCAGACCCGGGTGCCGGGCGTGCTGCAGCGCATCGCGCTGTGCTACGCGCTGGCCGCGCTGCTGTGCCGCTGGCTGCCGCCGCGCGGGCTGCTGGTCGCCTGCGTGGCGCTGCTGCTCGGCTACTGGGCGGCGCTGTACCTGTGGGGTCAGCCGGGTGCGGAACTGAGCAAGCTCGGCAACGCCGGCACGCGCCTGGACCTGTGGTTGCTGGATCCGGCGCAGCTGTACCGCAAGGACGGCGGCTTCGATCCGGAAGGCCTGCTCGGCACGCTGCCGGCCACGGTCAATGTCATCGCCGGCTACCTGACCGGCCTGTACGTGCGCCGCGCCGGCAAGCAGGCGCGCACGGTGCGCTGGCTGCTGCTGGCTGGCATCGCGCTGAGCTTGCTGGCCCTGGCCTGGCAGCCGTGGTTCCCGCTGGCCAAGAAGCTGTGGACCGGCTCGTTCGTGCTGCTGACCGTGGGCCTGGACCTGCTGTTGCTGGGCGCGTTGCTGTGGGCGATCGAGGTGCGCCAGTGGCGCGCGGGCAGCGGCTTCTTCACCGTGCTCGGACGCAATCCGCTGGCGATCTATCTGTTCTCCGAGCTGTTCGTGATCAGCCTGCGGCTGATCCCCGTCGGGGCCAGCGGCATGGACCTGTACCAATGGGTGGGCATCGCGATGTTCCAGCGGCTGCTGCCCGGTCCCTGGGGCAGCCTGGCCTGTGCGCTGGCCTACACCCTGGTGTGCTGGGCGGTGGGCTGGTGGATGGACCGGCGGCGGCTCTACCTGCGGCTCTGA
- a CDS encoding GntR family transcriptional regulator — translation MAGLAVDPSAPTPLYLQLASKLVDAIKGGQWKPGEALPAERQLCEQLQVSRVTLRQAVDALVEQGLVSRRQGAGTFVTSHIQHQLSGLASFSETLRMKGLEPGTRWLERRIRPAHGEEILRLGLSPDTVVAALTRLRSADGRVMAYEKAVLPQRIVPDPQAIGDSLYAHLDAHGHPVVRALQYFRAINLPARLAGHLGMKEGEAILHVVRVGYTRDGSAIELTDTYCHNDYYDFVAELRR, via the coding sequence CTGGCGGGGCTGGCCGTGGACCCGAGCGCGCCGACCCCGCTGTACCTGCAACTGGCGAGCAAGCTGGTGGACGCGATCAAGGGCGGTCAGTGGAAGCCGGGCGAGGCGTTGCCGGCCGAGCGCCAGTTGTGCGAGCAACTGCAGGTGTCGCGGGTGACCCTGCGCCAGGCGGTGGATGCGCTGGTCGAACAGGGCCTGGTCTCGCGCCGGCAGGGCGCGGGCACCTTCGTCACCTCGCACATCCAGCACCAGCTCAGCGGCCTGGCCAGTTTCAGCGAAACCCTGCGGATGAAGGGCCTGGAGCCGGGCACGCGCTGGCTGGAACGGCGCATCCGCCCGGCGCATGGCGAGGAAATCCTGCGCCTGGGCCTGTCGCCGGACACGGTGGTGGCGGCGCTGACCCGCCTGCGCAGCGCCGACGGCCGGGTCATGGCCTACGAGAAGGCGGTGCTGCCGCAACGCATCGTGCCCGATCCGCAGGCGATCGGCGATTCGCTGTACGCTCACCTGGACGCGCACGGCCACCCGGTGGTGCGCGCGCTGCAGTACTTCCGCGCGATCAATCTGCCGGCGCGGCTGGCCGGGCACCTGGGCATGAAGGAAGGCGAGGCGATCCTGCACGTGGTGCGGGTCGGCTACACCCGCGACGGCAGCGCGATCGAGTTGACCGACACCTATTGCCACAACGACTACTACGACTTCGTCGCCGAACTGCGACGCTGA
- a CDS encoding sugar MFS transporter, protein MTTARPASPYASIAIVGLLFFIMGFFTWINGPLILFAKVAFNVSDTFAFLIPSAFYISYFCLALPSSFILKLTGMKKGLALSLLILAIGAAIFGQFTNARSYVGAVSGIFIIGGGLALLQTAVNPYISILGPIDGAARRIALMGICNKVAGALATYGLAKVVLHGMEDFSTQIEQVLPAQKELLLQEFAGRIHGPYMAIAGVLAVLSVAILFSPLPEVSAEKANASVSDERSRDSIFAFPHVWLGALCIFVYVGAEVMAGDAIGIYGNSLGLSLDYAKYFTIGTLVCMLAGYLVGLVLIPKYISQEKYLSISACLGIVFSLCAMLTGGYVSVAFVAALGFANAIMWPAIFPLAIKGLGKFTEKGAALLIMGIVGGAAVPQLFAHLKEFFDFQLVFAGLMIACYLYILFFALRGHRVGQGAR, encoded by the coding sequence ATGACCACCGCACGGCCCGCCAGTCCCTACGCCTCGATCGCCATCGTCGGTCTGCTGTTCTTCATTATGGGGTTCTTCACCTGGATCAACGGGCCGTTGATCCTGTTCGCCAAGGTCGCCTTCAATGTCAGCGACACGTTCGCGTTTCTCATCCCGAGCGCGTTCTATATTTCCTACTTCTGCCTGGCACTGCCTTCTTCGTTCATCCTGAAATTGACTGGGATGAAGAAGGGCCTGGCGCTGAGCCTGCTGATCCTGGCGATCGGCGCCGCTATCTTCGGCCAGTTCACCAACGCCCGTTCCTACGTGGGCGCGGTGAGCGGCATCTTCATCATCGGCGGCGGCCTGGCCTTGCTGCAGACCGCGGTCAATCCGTACATCAGCATCCTCGGGCCGATCGACGGCGCGGCGCGCCGTATCGCGCTGATGGGTATCTGCAACAAGGTGGCGGGGGCGCTGGCCACGTATGGTCTGGCGAAGGTGGTCCTGCACGGCATGGAGGATTTTTCGACCCAGATCGAACAGGTGCTGCCGGCGCAGAAGGAACTGCTGTTGCAGGAGTTCGCTGGCCGCATCCATGGCCCCTACATGGCGATCGCCGGCGTGCTTGCCGTGCTTTCTGTGGCCATTCTGTTTTCGCCCCTGCCCGAGGTCAGCGCCGAGAAGGCGAACGCGTCGGTCTCCGACGAACGCAGCCGCGACAGCATCTTCGCTTTCCCGCACGTGTGGCTGGGCGCGTTGTGCATCTTCGTGTACGTCGGCGCCGAGGTGATGGCGGGCGATGCGATCGGCATCTACGGCAACAGCCTCGGCCTCTCGCTCGATTACGCAAAGTATTTCACCATCGGCACGCTGGTATGCATGTTGGCGGGCTACCTGGTCGGACTGGTGCTGATTCCGAAGTACATCTCCCAGGAGAAGTACCTCTCCATTTCGGCATGCCTCGGCATCGTCTTTTCGCTGTGCGCGATGTTGACAGGCGGCTATGTTTCGGTGGCGTTCGTCGCGGCGCTCGGATTCGCCAATGCCATCATGTGGCCGGCCATTTTCCCGCTGGCCATCAAGGGGCTGGGCAAGTTCACCGAGAAGGGTGCTGCGCTGTTGATCATGGGCATCGTGGGCGGCGCCGCGGTTCCACAGCTGTTCGCTCATCTGAAGGAGTTCTTCGATTTCCAGCTGGTCTTCGCCGGCTTGATGATCGCCTGCTACCTGTACATCTTGTTCTTCGCGCTGCGCGGTCACCGCGTCGGCCAGGGCGCGCGGTGA
- a CDS encoding LacI family DNA-binding transcriptional regulator, with product MRRPTIKDVAERARVSLKTVSRVINNEPSVMQATRARVLHAIAELDYEPDPSARNLRSGTPFVIGLVYDNPNPYHIIGVQNGVLAACRETGFGLQIHPCDSTSPMLAEELAEWTQRSRLAGLVLTAPMSERPDLVAALAARGIKTVRIIAATEDPADGPCVYVDDRDAAYEITEHLIQLGHQRIGFLWGGTSHRSSGERYAGYEAALKDYGITLDKHLVIPGDYTFDDGFRGARRLLALREPPTAIFGSNDEIAAGVLAAAKSAGMNVPYDLSIAGFEDSPFSRQSWPALTTAKQATEDIARHAARLLISQLRSDAYEEHPAPMRNQGFVPQLVVRGSTAPMQPQSRRSPSPDPT from the coding sequence ATGCGTAGACCCACCATCAAAGACGTCGCCGAACGCGCACGGGTGTCGCTGAAGACCGTGTCGCGGGTCATCAACAACGAGCCGTCGGTGATGCAGGCCACGCGCGCGCGCGTGCTGCACGCCATCGCCGAACTGGACTACGAGCCGGATCCCTCGGCGCGCAACCTGCGCAGCGGCACCCCGTTCGTGATCGGGCTGGTGTACGACAACCCCAACCCGTACCACATCATCGGCGTGCAGAACGGCGTGCTCGCGGCCTGTCGCGAAACCGGCTTCGGCCTGCAGATCCATCCCTGCGATTCGACCTCGCCGATGCTGGCCGAGGAACTGGCCGAGTGGACCCAGCGCTCGCGCCTGGCCGGGCTGGTGCTGACCGCGCCGATGTCCGAGCGCCCGGACCTGGTCGCGGCGCTGGCCGCGCGCGGGATCAAGACGGTGCGCATCATCGCCGCCACCGAAGATCCGGCCGACGGTCCCTGCGTGTACGTCGACGACCGCGACGCCGCCTACGAGATCACCGAGCATCTGATCCAGCTCGGCCACCAGCGCATCGGCTTCCTGTGGGGCGGCACCTCGCACCGCTCCAGCGGCGAGCGCTACGCCGGCTACGAGGCGGCGCTGAAGGACTACGGCATCACCCTGGACAAGCACCTGGTGATACCGGGCGACTACACCTTCGACGACGGCTTTCGCGGCGCGCGGCGGCTGCTGGCGCTGCGCGAGCCGCCGACCGCGATCTTCGGTTCCAACGACGAGATCGCCGCCGGCGTGCTGGCCGCGGCCAAGTCGGCGGGCATGAACGTGCCCTACGACCTGTCCATCGCCGGCTTCGAGGACAGCCCGTTCTCGCGCCAGTCGTGGCCGGCGCTGACCACCGCCAAGCAGGCCACCGAGGACATCGCGCGCCACGCCGCGCGGCTGCTGATCAGCCAGTTGCGCAGCGATGCCTACGAAGAGCATCCGGCGCCGATGCGCAACCAGGGCTTCGTGCCGCAACTGGTGGTGCGCGGCTCCACCGCGCCGATGCAGCCGCAGTCGCGCCGTTCCCCTTCCCCCGATCCCACATGA
- a CDS encoding SIS domain-containing protein gives MALPTETETLMFREAAQTADVVAAQFARNHAVVSALAAALRADPPPFVVTCARGSSDHAATYAKYLFETQLGVVTASASPSVGSVYESPLQLRGALYLVISQSGKSPDLLRNAEAAKAAGARVVALVNVEDSPLAQLADTVIALGAGPEKSVAATKSYLASLSAILQLGAHWKHDAALLAALDALPQALRAAWDADWRALTDGLVEAHNLFVLGRGLGLAAAQEAALKFKETCGLHAEAYSSAEVKHGPMALVGPGFPVLAFAQPDETGPGTRSLAEEFRGRGAQVWLAGADGDLPLVAAPHPACAPLLTIQSFYRAINALALRRGYNPDLPPHLNKVTETV, from the coding sequence ATGGCATTGCCCACCGAAACCGAGACCCTGATGTTCCGCGAAGCGGCGCAGACCGCCGATGTCGTCGCCGCGCAGTTCGCGCGCAACCACGCCGTGGTGAGCGCGCTGGCCGCCGCGCTGCGCGCCGATCCGCCGCCGTTCGTGGTCACCTGCGCGCGCGGCAGTTCCGACCATGCCGCGACCTATGCCAAGTACCTGTTCGAGACCCAGCTCGGGGTGGTCACCGCCTCGGCGTCGCCGTCGGTGGGCTCGGTGTACGAATCGCCGTTGCAGTTGCGCGGCGCGCTGTACCTGGTGATCTCGCAATCCGGCAAGAGCCCGGACCTGCTGCGCAATGCCGAGGCCGCCAAAGCGGCCGGCGCGCGCGTGGTGGCGCTGGTCAACGTCGAGGATTCGCCGCTGGCGCAATTGGCCGACACGGTGATCGCTCTCGGCGCCGGTCCCGAGAAGAGCGTGGCCGCGACCAAGAGCTACCTGGCGTCGCTGTCGGCGATCCTGCAGCTCGGCGCGCACTGGAAGCACGATGCGGCGTTGCTCGCCGCGCTGGACGCGCTGCCGCAGGCGCTGCGCGCCGCCTGGGACGCCGATTGGCGCGCGCTCACCGATGGCCTGGTCGAGGCGCACAACCTGTTCGTGCTCGGCCGCGGCCTGGGCCTGGCGGCGGCGCAGGAAGCGGCGCTGAAGTTCAAGGAAACCTGCGGCCTGCACGCCGAGGCCTACAGCTCGGCGGAAGTGAAGCACGGGCCGATGGCGCTGGTCGGTCCCGGCTTTCCGGTGCTGGCCTTCGCCCAGCCCGACGAGACCGGGCCCGGCACCCGCAGCCTGGCCGAGGAGTTCCGCGGCCGTGGCGCGCAGGTGTGGCTGGCCGGCGCCGACGGCGACCTGCCGCTGGTCGCCGCGCCGCACCCTGCTTGCGCGCCGCTGCTGACCATCCAGAGTTTCTACCGCGCGATCAACGCGCTGGCGCTGCGCCGCGGCTACAACCCGGATCTGCCGCCGCACCTGAACAAAGTGACGGAGACGGTGTAA